In a single window of the Magnolia sinica isolate HGM2019 chromosome 7, MsV1, whole genome shotgun sequence genome:
- the LOC131251283 gene encoding probable galacturonosyltransferase-like 3: protein MASVQLIFFIVFFQVVVASTGVKRSWAIRLDIPKFREAPAFRNGIECGNVVWPSQDRHAHHHPSVIHIAMTLDTFYLRGSIAAVLSVLQHATCPENIVFHFLASSHRLRRTILSTFPYLNFHLYHFDANLVNGKISSSIRRALDQPLNYARMYLAELLPKGVRRVIYLDSDLVVVDDVAKLWSIDLGPHVLGAPEYCHANFTNYFTHKFWADPVLSKAFEGRRPCYFNTGVMVIDLERWRGGRYTEKLEGWMRIQKRVRIYELGSLPPFLLVFAGNVRGVGHRWNQHGLGGDNLEGLCRDLHPGPVSLLHWSGKGKPWLRLDSKRPCPLDTLWAPYDLYRHASSNAFSFSDS, encoded by the coding sequence ATGGCGTCCGTTCAACTCATTTTCTTCATCGTCTTCTTCCAAGTCGTCGTCGCGTCAACGGGCGTCAAACGAAGCTGGGCGATCCGACTCGACATCCCCAAGTTCCGAGAAGCCCCAGCATTCCGCAACGGAATAGAATGCGGCAATGTCGTGTGGCCTTCCCAGGACAGGCACGCCCATCACCATCCCTCCGTCATCCACATCGCCATGACCCTCGACACCTTCTACCTCCGCGGCTCCATCGCAGCCGTCCTTTCCGTCCTTCAACACGCCACCTGCCCTGAGAACATCGTCTTCCACTTCCTCGCATCCTCCCACCGCCTCCGTCGTACCATCCTCTCCACATTCCCCTACCTCAACTTCCACCTCTACCACTTCGACGCCAACCTCGTCAACGGCAAGATCTCCTCCTCTATCCGCCGCGCGCTGGACCAGCCCCTGAATTACGCCAGGATGTACCTGGCGGAGCTCCTACCGAAGGGCGTCCGCCGCGTCATCTACCTGGACTCAGATCTGGTCGTGGTGGACGACGTGGCGAAGCTGTGGAGCATCGATCTGGGGCCTCACGTGCTGGGTGCGCCTGAGTACTGCCACGCGAATTTCACCAACTACTTCACGCACAAGTTCTGGGCGGATCCGGTTCTGTCCAAAGCGTTTGAGGGAAGGAGGCCGTGCTACTTCAACACGGGTGTGATGGTGATAGATCTGGAGAGATGGAGGGGAGGGAGGTACACAGAGAAACTGGAGGGATGGATGAGAATACAGAAGAGGGTGAGGATATACGAGCTAGGATCACTACCACCGTTCCTTCTGGTTTTCGCAGGTAATGTGAGAGGGGTGGGCCACAGATGGAATCAGCACGGCCTGGGTGGAGACAATCTGGAAGGCCTGTGCCGGGATCTGCATCCAGGGCCGGTCAGCTTGCTTCATTGGAGCGGCAAGGGTAAGCCATGGCTGCGATTAGATTCCAAGCGCCCTTGCCCGTTGGATACGTTGTGGGCCCCTTATGACCTCTACCGACACGCTTCCTCCAATGCCTTCTCGTTTTCGGACAGCTAA